The following proteins are encoded in a genomic region of Apis mellifera strain DH4 linkage group LG14, Amel_HAv3.1, whole genome shotgun sequence:
- the LOC726723 gene encoding neogenin isoform X1, which yields MRDSICRSMCDGESKKLACVRSTEHCMLVQQSYKKVTMDFCTRRSLTPAGLMEPRTLAIPLALLTFVILAANASGLYFTIEPQDVVVEQGNPARLDCEANSSFGKPNIQWRTDDGQPINFIGDSYRSQLSNGSLYINSVYGTSLELTGSYQCLASVDDIGAIVSRIATIKIASLPGFEKEPQDTMVYPGQIAYLSCTLLATSSSLIIQWLKDEHPLIISMDSRMTILPSGALEIDNVKTEDVGSYRCNASSYGQYRLSNKAQLGLLSDIDQESTPPVFIAKPLQQVIIEGSTITLECAANGYPKPSILWLKDGVAIDLTSFKSRYSRIAASSLVISNVEEIDNGSYQCRAENEVEILDATADLIVQVPPRFIKKPEDKIASENQDLEFECEIYGKPQPKITWLKNGERITLSAYWQIVNGYNLRINGLLPIDAGIFQCIGTNSAGTVQAAARLTINQPKKAISHKSTTPKTVPKKKLLLHRQLYNKTWQHPSTLLGHTMSAFTPNPPLSISPSDDPADLPGSVRFPNSHYDPKSPFIDDTDSLESIEGSVPSAPRNLSLVIVTARFVTLRWQEPENTNGEILNYYIYYKQEGAQRERVINTQQKLEAVIRGLQPSMTYHFRVVALNERGSGISSEILQVTTLTEANVPGPPLNLEGYATSSVSIALSWEEPQVTNGKISKYIITFVEGDNEEITRETTSTMHDLIDLVPYTEYSIKVQAVNENGPGVFSRDIVVRTYSAQPTQPPHNVTVEPVSPTSIMIRWEPPLEGQNGIITGYKIRYRRHDRASPPVNIATEGNQRSRVLTGLEKHVVYQVRICALNVNGTGPWTEWIQIETYETESDENRVPNTPSNLRTKVMSDYIQVFWNPPKDQSIKVKGYKLGWGKGVPDVEVRLLDGKERSFTIDQLEPITEYVISLRATNDAGDGQPAYANVRTTERSVSEFSAPLLPPVGLKASVLSDTTVVLYWTDTTLPKTQFVTDNRYYVVRYTSHHHSSNPRYKYHNATDLNCMINDLKPNTLYEFTVKLVKGKRESLWSMVVSNQTQEAAPSSAPRNLTIQSIEDRPTSVLLRWQPPKQPNGPITGYIIFYSIDNTKWDRDWLIEGVIGDKTEFIVKGLQPSMTYYFKIQARNSKGYGPFSTTYPFKTPQSSGMDVYDELHDRDGRGLSNILIYIIVGCSIVLVTGIAVVVVVICCKRSPDTPDRKKGYMKDTNQKTNIKPPDLWIHHDQMELKALEKSSINGEASTSGVASNTLPRSNNQEYNQENVHGNSSSLDKRTYVPSYMGNTDEKCSTLSRQHSRGSHKPKLITLPVDSASLHQPIATATPIVNTSMSQPTIHTSCNDTPSARQNYPRTVAQYSLSRAHITLEPTPESSPDSCNISTSYEPMQNQQLPYGTSSQSYSGNTQYASGHYSNSNQPSNTSSGTDGASGSKRMQGHPLKSFSVPAPPPQSAPSTPAQQKHGVSQVTVRPTMSGSPYKKPQSSAQLAKNRLASVSNPVHTSEEVERLKPSYSTEELNQEMANLEGLMKDLNAITASEFEC from the exons CAGCTAATGCAAGtggattatattttactattgaaCCACAAGATGTAGTAGTTGAACAGGGAAATCCTGCTAGATTGGATTGTGAAGCAAATAGTAGTTTTGGAAAACCCAATATACAGTGGAGAACTGATGATGGACaaccaattaattttattggagATAGTTATAG atctcAATTAAGTAAtggatctttatatataaatagtgttTATGGCACTAGTCTGGAATTGACTGGAAGCTATCAATGTTTAGCTTCTGTAGATGATATTGGAGCTATTGTTTCTCGAATTGCCACAATTAAAATTGCTA gttTACCAGGATTTGAAAAAGAACCTCAAGATACTATGGTTTATCCAGGACAAATTGCATATTTAAGTTGTACACTTCTTGCAACTTCTAGTTCATTGATTATACAATGGTTAAAAGATGAACATCCATTAATAATATCCATGGATAGTCGGATGACAATTTTGCCATCAGGTGCattagaaattgataatgTTAAAACGGAAGATGTTGGATCATATAGATGCAATGCTAGTAGTTATGGACAATATAGGCTTAGTAATAAAGCACAATTAGGATTGCTAAGTGATATTG ATCAAGAAAGTACTCCACCAGTTTTTATTGCTAAACCATTACAACAAGTAATTATCGAAGGATCAACAATTACACTTGAATGTGCTGCCAATGGTTATCCAAAACCAAGTATACTTTGGTTGAAAGATGGTGTTGCTATTGATCTAACATCTTTTAAATCTag atATAGTAGAATTGCTGCATCTAGTCTTGTAATTAGCAATGTTGAAGAAATAGATAATGGTTCTTATCAATGTCGCGCAGAAAATGAAGTTGAAATATTAGATGCAACTGCTGATTTAATTGTACAag ttccaccaagatttattaaaaaaccagAAGATAAAATAGCTAGCGAGAATCAAGATTTAGAATTTGAATGCGAAATTTATGGTAAACCTCAACCAAAAATTACATGGCTCAAAAATGGAGAACGTATTACCTTGAGTGCATATTGGCAAATTGTTAAtgg ttaTAATCTTAGAATTAATGGTCTATTACCAATAGATGCTGGAATTTTTCAATGTATCGGAACAAATTCCGCTGGAACTGTTCAAGCTGCAGCGCGTTTAACAATTAATCAACCTA AAAAGGCAATTTCCCATAAATCAACTACTCCAAAGACagttcctaaaaaaaaattattattgcatcgGCAATTGTACAATAAAACGTGGCAGCATCCGAGTACTCTTTTAGGTCATACAATGTCTGCATTTACACCCAATCCACCACTTTCCATTAGTCCCTCTGATGACCCTGCAGATCTTCCTGGATCTGTTAGATTTCCTAATTCCCATTACGATCCAAAATCCCCTTTTATAGATGACACAGACAGTTTGGAATCGATAGAAGGAAGTGTTCCATCAGCACCAAGGAATTTAAGTCTCGTCATTGTCACTGCTAGATTTGTAACTTTAAGATGGCAAGAACCTGAAAATACAAATGGAgagattctaaattattatatttattataaacaagaaGGTGCTCAAAG aGAAAGAGTTATTAATACTCAACAAAAATTAGAGGCAGTAATACGAGGTTTACAACCAAGTATGACATATCACTTTCGAGTGGTTGCTTTGAATGAAAGAGGTTCTGGAATATCTAGTGAAATATTACAAGTTACTACACTTACTGAG GCCAATGTTCCTGGACCTCCATTGAATTTAGAAGGATATGCCACAAGTAGTGTGAGCATTGCATTATCTTGGGAAGAACCACAAGTTACTAATggcaaaatttctaaatatataattacatttgtagag ggTGACAATGAGGAAATAACGCGTGAAACTACTAGCACAATGCACGATTTAATAGATCTCGTGCCTTATACAGAATACAGTATTAAAGTTCAAGCTGTAAACGAGAATGGTCCTGGTGTGTTTAGTAGAGATATTGTAGTTCGAACTTATAGTGCACAACCTACTCAACCACCACACAATGTCACTGTAGAACCAGTTAGTCCTACA agtaTTATGATAAGATGGGAACCGCCGCTCGAAGGACAAAATGGGATTATTACTGGTTATAAAATTCGTTATCGCCGTCATGATCGAGCATCACCACCAGTAAATATAGCAACTGAAGGAAATCAACGTTCACGAGTGCTCACAGGACTTGAGAAACATGTTGTTTATCAAGTTCGTATATGTGCCTTAAATGTAAATGGAACTGGACCTTGGACAGAATGGATACAAATAGAAACATATGAAACTGAATCTGACGAAAATCGCGTACCAAATACACCCAGTAATTTAAGAA caaAAGTAATGTCAGATTATATACAAGTTTTTTGGAATCCACCAAAAGATCAGAGTATTAAAGTGAAAGGATATAAACTTGGATGGGGAAAAGGAGTTCCAGACGTTGAAGTACGACTTCTTGATGGAAAAGAACGATCTTTCACTATAGATCAATTAg aaccAATCACTGAATATGTTATATCCTTAAGAGCAACAAATGATGCTGGTGATGGTCAGCCAGCATATGCGAACGTGAGAACTACAGAACGTTCTGTATCTGAATTTTCTGCACCCTTATTGCCACCTGTTGGTCTTAAAGCTTCTGTTCTTTCTGATACTACTGTTGTATTATATTGGACTGATACAACTTTGCCAAAAACTCag ttTGTAACGGATAATCGATATTACGTAGTGCGTTATACATCACATCATCATAGCAGCAATCCtcgttataaatatcataatgccACTGATCTTAACTGtatgataaatgatttaaaacctaatacattatatgaatttacagTCAAACTTGTGaag ggAAAACGAGAATCATTATGGAGTATGGTTGTTTCGAATCAAACTCAAGAAGCTGCACCTAGTTCTGCTCCTAGGAATCTAACAATTCAAAGTATCGAAGATCGTCCAACTTCAGTTTTATTGCGTTGGCAACCTCCTAAACAACCAAATGGACCAATTACAg gatatattattttttattcaattgataATACAAAGTGGGATCGTGATTGGTTAATAGAAGGTGTAATTGGAGATAAAActgaatttattgtaaaaggaCTACAACCAAGTATGActtattactttaaaattcaaGCACGCAATTCAAAAGGATATGGTCCTTTTTCTACAACTTATCCATTTAAAACTCCTCAGA GCAGTGGTATGGATGTCTATGATGAATTGCATGACCGAG ATGGACGAGgactttcaaatatattaatttatattattgtggGTTGCTCTATTGTTCTTGTCACTGGTATAGCAGTGGTAGTTGTTGTTATATGTTGCAAACGCAGTCCCGATACACCTGATAGAAAAAAAGG atatatgaaAGATACCaatcaaaaaacaaatattaagcCGCCTGATTTGTGGATTCATCATGATCAAATGGAACTCAAAGCACTTGAAAAATCTTCAATAAATGGAGAAGCATCTACTAGTGGTGTAGCTAGTAATACTTTACCTAGATCAAACAATCAAGAATATAATCAAGAGAATGTGCATGGAAATTCTAGTTCATTGGATAAACGTACTTATGTGCCAAGTTACATGG GTAATACTGATGAGAAGTGTTCGACCCTGAGTAGACAACATAGTCGAGGAAGCCACAAACCTAAACTCATTACACTTCCCGTTGACAGTGCATCTTTACATCAAC CTATAGCGACGGCCACACCGATCGTAAATACAAGTATGTCACAACCAACGATTCACACATCGTGTAATGATACACCATCTGCGAGGCAAAATTATCCTCGAACTGTGGCACAATATAGTTTAAGTCGAGCGCATATTACCTTAGAACCAACACCAGAATCGAGTCCAGATTCTTGCAATATTTCAACTTCGTACGAACCAATGCAAAATCaa caaTTACCATATGGTACAAGCAGTCAATCATATAGTGGAAATACTCAATATGCTTCGGGACACTATAGCAATAGTAATCAACCATCAAATACAAGCAGTGGAACTGATGGTGCTAGTGGTAGTAAAAGAATGCAGGGACAtcctttaaaaagttttagcGTACCAGCACCTCCACCTCAATCTGCTCCTTCGACACCAGCCCAACAAAAACATGGTG TTTCTCAAGTTACGGTAAGACCTACAATGTCCGGAAGTCCGTATAAGAAGCCACAAAGTTCTGCACAATTAGCAAAGAATCGATTGGCTTCAGTTTCAAATCCGGTGCATACTTCAGAAGAAGTTGAACGATTAAag cCTTCTTATAGTACAGAAGAATTAAATCAAGAGATGGCTAATTTAGAAGGTCTTATGAAAGATCTAAATGCCATAACAGCATCTGAATTTGAGTGCTAG
- the LOC726723 gene encoding neogenin isoform X7, which yields MRDSICRSMCDGESKKLACVRSTEHCMLVQQSYKKVTMDFCTRRSLTPAGLMEPRTLAIPLALLTFVILAANASGLYFTIEPQDVVVEQGNPARLDCEANSSFGKPNIQWRTDDGQPINFIGDSYRSQLSNGSLYINSVYGTSLELTGSYQCLASVDDIGAIVSRIATIKIASLPGFEKEPQDTMVYPGQIAYLSCTLLATSSSLIIQWLKDEHPLIISMDSRMTILPSGALEIDNVKTEDVGSYRCNASSYGQYRLSNKAQLGLLSDIDQESTPPVFIAKPLQQVIIEGSTITLECAANGYPKPSILWLKDGVAIDLTSFKSRYSRIAASSLVISNVEEIDNGSYQCRAENEVEILDATADLIVQVPPRFIKKPEDKIASENQDLEFECEIYGKPQPKITWLKNGERITLSAYWQIVNGYNLRINGLLPIDAGIFQCIGTNSAGTVQAAARLTINQPNDTDSLESIEGSVPSAPRNLSLVIVTARFVTLRWQEPENTNGEILNYYIYYKQEGAQRERVINTQQKLEAVIRGLQPSMTYHFRVVALNERGSGISSEILQVTTLTEANVPGPPLNLEGYATSSVSIALSWEEPQVTNGKISKYIITFVEGDNEEITRETTSTMHDLIDLVPYTEYSIKVQAVNENGPGVFSRDIVVRTYSAQPTQPPHNVTVEPVSPTSIMIRWEPPLEGQNGIITGYKIRYRRHDRASPPVNIATEGNQRSRVLTGLEKHVVYQVRICALNVNGTGPWTEWIQIETYETESDENRVPNTPSNLRTKVMSDYIQVFWNPPKDQSIKVKGYKLGWGKGVPDVEVRLLDGKERSFTIDQLEPITEYVISLRATNDAGDGQPAYANVRTTERSVSEFSAPLLPPVGLKASVLSDTTVVLYWTDTTLPKTQFVTDNRYYVVRYTSHHHSSNPRYKYHNATDLNCMINDLKPNTLYEFTVKLVKGKRESLWSMVVSNQTQEAAPSSAPRNLTIQSIEDRPTSVLLRWQPPKQPNGPITGYIIFYSIDNTKWDRDWLIEGVIGDKTEFIVKGLQPSMTYYFKIQARNSKGYGPFSTTYPFKTPQSSGMDVYDELHDRDGRGLSNILIYIIVGCSIVLVTGIAVVVVVICCKRSPDTPDRKKGYMKDTNQKTNIKPPDLWIHHDQMELKALEKSSINGEASTSGVASNTLPRSNNQEYNQENVHGNSSSLDKRTYVPSYMGNTDEKCSTLSRQHSRGSHKPKLITLPVDSASLHQPIATATPIVNTSMSQPTIHTSCNDTPSARQNYPRTVAQYSLSRAHITLEPTPESSPDSCNISTSYEPMQNQQLPYGTSSQSYSGNTQYASGHYSNSNQPSNTSSGTDGASGSKRMQGHPLKSFSVPAPPPQSAPSTPAQQKHGVSQVTVRPTMSGSPYKKPQSSAQLAKNRLASVSNPVHTSEEVERLKPSYSTEELNQEMANLEGLMKDLNAITASEFEC from the exons CAGCTAATGCAAGtggattatattttactattgaaCCACAAGATGTAGTAGTTGAACAGGGAAATCCTGCTAGATTGGATTGTGAAGCAAATAGTAGTTTTGGAAAACCCAATATACAGTGGAGAACTGATGATGGACaaccaattaattttattggagATAGTTATAG atctcAATTAAGTAAtggatctttatatataaatagtgttTATGGCACTAGTCTGGAATTGACTGGAAGCTATCAATGTTTAGCTTCTGTAGATGATATTGGAGCTATTGTTTCTCGAATTGCCACAATTAAAATTGCTA gttTACCAGGATTTGAAAAAGAACCTCAAGATACTATGGTTTATCCAGGACAAATTGCATATTTAAGTTGTACACTTCTTGCAACTTCTAGTTCATTGATTATACAATGGTTAAAAGATGAACATCCATTAATAATATCCATGGATAGTCGGATGACAATTTTGCCATCAGGTGCattagaaattgataatgTTAAAACGGAAGATGTTGGATCATATAGATGCAATGCTAGTAGTTATGGACAATATAGGCTTAGTAATAAAGCACAATTAGGATTGCTAAGTGATATTG ATCAAGAAAGTACTCCACCAGTTTTTATTGCTAAACCATTACAACAAGTAATTATCGAAGGATCAACAATTACACTTGAATGTGCTGCCAATGGTTATCCAAAACCAAGTATACTTTGGTTGAAAGATGGTGTTGCTATTGATCTAACATCTTTTAAATCTag atATAGTAGAATTGCTGCATCTAGTCTTGTAATTAGCAATGTTGAAGAAATAGATAATGGTTCTTATCAATGTCGCGCAGAAAATGAAGTTGAAATATTAGATGCAACTGCTGATTTAATTGTACAag ttccaccaagatttattaaaaaaccagAAGATAAAATAGCTAGCGAGAATCAAGATTTAGAATTTGAATGCGAAATTTATGGTAAACCTCAACCAAAAATTACATGGCTCAAAAATGGAGAACGTATTACCTTGAGTGCATATTGGCAAATTGTTAAtgg ttaTAATCTTAGAATTAATGGTCTATTACCAATAGATGCTGGAATTTTTCAATGTATCGGAACAAATTCCGCTGGAACTGTTCAAGCTGCAGCGCGTTTAACAATTAATCAACCTA ATGACACAGACAGTTTGGAATCGATAGAAGGAAGTGTTCCATCAGCACCAAGGAATTTAAGTCTCGTCATTGTCACTGCTAGATTTGTAACTTTAAGATGGCAAGAACCTGAAAATACAAATGGAgagattctaaattattatatttattataaacaagaaGGTGCTCAAAG aGAAAGAGTTATTAATACTCAACAAAAATTAGAGGCAGTAATACGAGGTTTACAACCAAGTATGACATATCACTTTCGAGTGGTTGCTTTGAATGAAAGAGGTTCTGGAATATCTAGTGAAATATTACAAGTTACTACACTTACTGAG GCCAATGTTCCTGGACCTCCATTGAATTTAGAAGGATATGCCACAAGTAGTGTGAGCATTGCATTATCTTGGGAAGAACCACAAGTTACTAATggcaaaatttctaaatatataattacatttgtagag ggTGACAATGAGGAAATAACGCGTGAAACTACTAGCACAATGCACGATTTAATAGATCTCGTGCCTTATACAGAATACAGTATTAAAGTTCAAGCTGTAAACGAGAATGGTCCTGGTGTGTTTAGTAGAGATATTGTAGTTCGAACTTATAGTGCACAACCTACTCAACCACCACACAATGTCACTGTAGAACCAGTTAGTCCTACA agtaTTATGATAAGATGGGAACCGCCGCTCGAAGGACAAAATGGGATTATTACTGGTTATAAAATTCGTTATCGCCGTCATGATCGAGCATCACCACCAGTAAATATAGCAACTGAAGGAAATCAACGTTCACGAGTGCTCACAGGACTTGAGAAACATGTTGTTTATCAAGTTCGTATATGTGCCTTAAATGTAAATGGAACTGGACCTTGGACAGAATGGATACAAATAGAAACATATGAAACTGAATCTGACGAAAATCGCGTACCAAATACACCCAGTAATTTAAGAA caaAAGTAATGTCAGATTATATACAAGTTTTTTGGAATCCACCAAAAGATCAGAGTATTAAAGTGAAAGGATATAAACTTGGATGGGGAAAAGGAGTTCCAGACGTTGAAGTACGACTTCTTGATGGAAAAGAACGATCTTTCACTATAGATCAATTAg aaccAATCACTGAATATGTTATATCCTTAAGAGCAACAAATGATGCTGGTGATGGTCAGCCAGCATATGCGAACGTGAGAACTACAGAACGTTCTGTATCTGAATTTTCTGCACCCTTATTGCCACCTGTTGGTCTTAAAGCTTCTGTTCTTTCTGATACTACTGTTGTATTATATTGGACTGATACAACTTTGCCAAAAACTCag ttTGTAACGGATAATCGATATTACGTAGTGCGTTATACATCACATCATCATAGCAGCAATCCtcgttataaatatcataatgccACTGATCTTAACTGtatgataaatgatttaaaacctaatacattatatgaatttacagTCAAACTTGTGaag ggAAAACGAGAATCATTATGGAGTATGGTTGTTTCGAATCAAACTCAAGAAGCTGCACCTAGTTCTGCTCCTAGGAATCTAACAATTCAAAGTATCGAAGATCGTCCAACTTCAGTTTTATTGCGTTGGCAACCTCCTAAACAACCAAATGGACCAATTACAg gatatattattttttattcaattgataATACAAAGTGGGATCGTGATTGGTTAATAGAAGGTGTAATTGGAGATAAAActgaatttattgtaaaaggaCTACAACCAAGTATGActtattactttaaaattcaaGCACGCAATTCAAAAGGATATGGTCCTTTTTCTACAACTTATCCATTTAAAACTCCTCAGA GCAGTGGTATGGATGTCTATGATGAATTGCATGACCGAG ATGGACGAGgactttcaaatatattaatttatattattgtggGTTGCTCTATTGTTCTTGTCACTGGTATAGCAGTGGTAGTTGTTGTTATATGTTGCAAACGCAGTCCCGATACACCTGATAGAAAAAAAGG atatatgaaAGATACCaatcaaaaaacaaatattaagcCGCCTGATTTGTGGATTCATCATGATCAAATGGAACTCAAAGCACTTGAAAAATCTTCAATAAATGGAGAAGCATCTACTAGTGGTGTAGCTAGTAATACTTTACCTAGATCAAACAATCAAGAATATAATCAAGAGAATGTGCATGGAAATTCTAGTTCATTGGATAAACGTACTTATGTGCCAAGTTACATGG GTAATACTGATGAGAAGTGTTCGACCCTGAGTAGACAACATAGTCGAGGAAGCCACAAACCTAAACTCATTACACTTCCCGTTGACAGTGCATCTTTACATCAAC CTATAGCGACGGCCACACCGATCGTAAATACAAGTATGTCACAACCAACGATTCACACATCGTGTAATGATACACCATCTGCGAGGCAAAATTATCCTCGAACTGTGGCACAATATAGTTTAAGTCGAGCGCATATTACCTTAGAACCAACACCAGAATCGAGTCCAGATTCTTGCAATATTTCAACTTCGTACGAACCAATGCAAAATCaa caaTTACCATATGGTACAAGCAGTCAATCATATAGTGGAAATACTCAATATGCTTCGGGACACTATAGCAATAGTAATCAACCATCAAATACAAGCAGTGGAACTGATGGTGCTAGTGGTAGTAAAAGAATGCAGGGACAtcctttaaaaagttttagcGTACCAGCACCTCCACCTCAATCTGCTCCTTCGACACCAGCCCAACAAAAACATGGTG TTTCTCAAGTTACGGTAAGACCTACAATGTCCGGAAGTCCGTATAAGAAGCCACAAAGTTCTGCACAATTAGCAAAGAATCGATTGGCTTCAGTTTCAAATCCGGTGCATACTTCAGAAGAAGTTGAACGATTAAag cCTTCTTATAGTACAGAAGAATTAAATCAAGAGATGGCTAATTTAGAAGGTCTTATGAAAGATCTAAATGCCATAACAGCATCTGAATTTGAGTGCTAG